The Fragaria vesca subsp. vesca linkage group LG2, FraVesHawaii_1.0, whole genome shotgun sequence genome includes a window with the following:
- the LOC101294046 gene encoding uncharacterized protein LOC101294046: MAISLCFISSSSSSSATAAASFNPHRLLPSLSASPVVHLRLGVSAPSLSHRCRQFRRVLFSAGGGDGGFSGGGSHGGGGGGDSGGEDNAGGKNRVEALMVLKKSGRGLESLPQDLAAAIEDGRIPGAVVDKYFELEKSGFFSWLLQFAGFRERLLADDLFLFKVFMECGVGLFTKTAAEYQKRKENFFNELEVVFADVVMAIIADFMLVYLPAPTVSLRPPLGLSAGAITKFFHGCPDNAFQIALSGISYSLLQRIGAVVRNGSKLFVVGTASSLVGTSVTNALVNAKKAVGSSSEGEAENVPIVSTSLAYGVYMAVSSNLRYQVLAGVIEQRMLEPLLHQHKLMLSAICFAVRTGNTFLGSLLWVDYARLIGIQKAH; encoded by the exons ATGGCAATCTCTCTCTGCTTCATTTCCTCCTCCTCCTCCTCCTCCGCCACCGCCGCCGCTTCTTTCAATCCCCACCGTTTACTTCCCTCGCTCTCCGCCTCTCCCGTCGTCCACCTCCGCCTCGGCGTCTCCGCCCCCTCCCTCTCCCACCGCTGCCGCCAATTCCGCCGCGTGCTGTTCTCAGCCGGCGGCGGGGACGGCGGATTCAGCGGCGGAGGCTCCCACGGAGGCGGAGGCGGCGGGGACAGCGGAGGCGAGGACAATGCAGGCGGGAAAAACAGGGTGGAGGCGCTTATGGTGTTGAAGAAGTCCGGCCGGGGACTGGAGAGCTTGCCGCAGGACTTGGCGGCGGCGATCGAGGACGGCCGGATCCCCGGCGCCGTTGTGGACAAGTATTTTGAGCTCGAGAAGAGCGGCTTCTTTTCGTGGCTGCTGCAGTTCGCTGGGTTTAGGGAGCGATTGCTGGCTGATGATCTCTTCTTGTTTAAGGTCTTCATGGAGTGTGGCGTTGGTCTTTTCACCAAG ACTGCTGCAGAGTACCAGAAGCGCAAGGAGAACTTTTTCAATGAGCTCGAAGTTGTATTTGCAGATGTG GTAATGGCCATAATTGCAGATTTCATGCTTGTATATCTCCCTGCCCCAACTGTTTCTCTTCGCCCACCACTTGGACTAAGTGCAGGGGCAATCACCAAGTTTTTCCATGGTTGCCCTGATAATGCATTCCAG ATCGCTCTCTCTGGAATATCATACTCCTTATTACAGAGGATTGGTGCAGTAGTG AGAAATGGGAGCAAGCTCTTTGTCGTCGGTACTGCTTCATCACTG GTTGGCACATCTGTTACAAATGCCTTGGTCAATGCAAAGAAGGCTGTTGGTAGCTCTTCAGAGGGTGAAGCTGAGAATGTTCCTATAGTATCCACTAGCCTTGCATATGGTGTCTATATGGCAGTTTCTAGCAATCTCAG GTATCAAGTGTTGGCTGGTGTTATTGAACAAAGGATGTTGGAGCCACTACTACATCAACACAAGCTAATGCTAAGTGCAATATGCTTTGCCGTTCGAACGGGCAACACATTCTTGGGTTCATTATT GTGGGTGGATTATGCTCGTTTAATTGGGATTCAGAAGGCCCATTAG